The nucleotide window CCGGAAGTAGGACAGCAGGCGGAGGAACTCCAGGTACATCCACACGATGGTCACCACCAGCCCGAAGGCGCCGGCCCAGGCGTAGCGCTGGGGCAGGCGGTTCTCCACGCCGCGCTGGATGGACTCGAAGTCGATGGCCAGGCAGAAGGCGGCCAGGACGACGGCCACCAGGCCCAGGATGACGCCCAGGGGGATGCCCATGACCTCGATGCTGCGCAGGCCCCACTGCCCGCTGGCCACACCGGTGAGCATGAGCCCGAGGTTGATCAGGGAGAACAGCGCGTATCCGGCCACCGCCACCAGGACGATGCGCAGGAAGCGCCCCTGGACGCGGAAGCCCGCGAACTTGTAGGCGCACAGCATGGCGGTGAAGGTCGCCGCCGTGGCTAGCACCGCCTGCATGACGATGCCCGGGTAGCTGTACTCCATGACGCCCGAGAAGCCTCCGAGGAACAGCCCCTCGAAGGCGGCGTAGAGCATGATGAGGGCCGGTGAGGGCTTGGACTTGAAGGAGTTGACCAGGCCCAGGACCAGGCCGGCGATGGCGCCCACGAAGGTCGCCATGTAGCCCAGACCCATCGTGGCCGGAGAGGTCACGAGGTTCCAGGCGATGGCGCCGGTGACGACGATGATGCCGAACAGGCCCGCGGTGCGGATGATGACGTCGTCGTAGGTCATGCGGCGCATGTCCACGCTGCTGGCCGACGGCGCCTGGTACTGGGCCTCCAGGCCCGCGAGCTGCTCGGGGGTGACCTGGCCGTAGCCCTGGGGCGCCTGGCCGTAGCCGGGCTGGCTGTAGGTGGTCCGGCCGTAGCCGGGCTGCTGGCCGTAGGCCGGGGCGCCATAGGACTGCGTGCCGTAACCGCCCTGGCCGCCGGGCTGGTAGCCGGGCATGGTGGGGTAGCCGTTGGGGGTGTAGGCGGGGGCGGACTCGCGCACGCCGCCTCCGGGCTGGAAGGCGGAGCTGCGACTGAAGAAGGGGTTGCTCATGTGGTGGCTGTCCTCTCTCGGGGGACGGTTGAGCGCAGCCCCCGTCGGGGGCCGGCGACCCGGGCGAGGCGAGCGACCGCCCTCGGCCGGGAACTGGCCCCATTATGCCCAGGCGATCCTCCTGGTTGAAATCCCTTCCCCGCGCCAGGAGGCCTCCGGACCGGCCCGGCCCATGGGGAGTCCTCCCCTGGACCCCCGCCGACGGC belongs to Actinomyces capricornis and includes:
- a CDS encoding Bax inhibitor-1/YccA family protein, with protein sequence MSNPFFSRSSAFQPGGGVRESAPAYTPNGYPTMPGYQPGGQGGYGTQSYGAPAYGQQPGYGRTTYSQPGYGQAPQGYGQVTPEQLAGLEAQYQAPSASSVDMRRMTYDDVIIRTAGLFGIIVVTGAIAWNLVTSPATMGLGYMATFVGAIAGLVLGLVNSFKSKPSPALIMLYAAFEGLFLGGFSGVMEYSYPGIVMQAVLATAATFTAMLCAYKFAGFRVQGRFLRIVLVAVAGYALFSLINLGLMLTGVASGQWGLRSIEVMGIPLGVILGLVAVVLAAFCLAIDFESIQRGVENRLPQRYAWAGAFGLVVTIVWMYLEFLRLLSYFRD